One part of the Tachyglossus aculeatus isolate mTacAcu1 chromosome 26, mTacAcu1.pri, whole genome shotgun sequence genome encodes these proteins:
- the LOC119945682 gene encoding cytochrome P450 2C27-like has translation MAAVGTVGLLLAACICILFFLLIRGRRQGAGKLPPGPFPLPVLGNLLQMDTKDLANSIQALRARYGPVFSVHFGKERAVVVLGYEAVREMLLERGDEFLARGSFPSADRTNRGLGIIMSKGERWRDLRRFSLSALRDWGMGKRGLEERVQDEAQYLLEEFRKTQGQPFDPTFLLARATANVICQVVFGQRFSYTDDDFLTLVRLLNESTQLESSMSGQIYNIIPSIMDYLPGPHQLFFSNIRRIQNFGASWVDKHRETLEPSAPRDYIDSFLLKMQREQQQPNSEFTLENLKMCVHDLIVAGTETSSITLRYAFLILLKYPAVADKIYEEIHQVIGQERAPAVKDRVLMPYTDATIHEIQRHLNLLPLSLPRATVRDILFRGFFIPKGTTVYPGLGSVLNDPQQFPEPERFAPEHFLDEKGAFKKSGAFVVFSAGKRNCAGEGIARMELFIFLTTLLQSLRLSPPPGVQAVDVQPGICGVANLPRPFQICVTPH, from the exons atggcagcaGTGGGCACCGTGGGGCTGCTGCTGGCGGCCTGCATCTGCATCTTGTTTTTTCTCCTGATCcgcgggaggaggcagggggccgGGAAGCTGCCCCCtggacccttccctctccctgtcctagGCAACCTCCTCCAGATGGATACCAAGGACCTGGCCAATTCCATCCAGGCG CTTCGGGCCCGCTATGGGCCGGTGTTCTCGGTGCACTTCGGCAAGGAGCGGGCCGTCGTGGTCCTGGGCTACGAGGCAGTGCGGGAGATGCTGTTGGAGCGCGGAGACGAGTTCCTGGCCCGGGGCAGCTTCCCCTCTGCGGACCGCACCAACCGGGGCCTAG GGATCATCATGAGTAAAGGGGAGCGGTGGAGGGATTTACGCCGCTTCTCCCTCAGCGCCCTGCGTGACTGGGGGATGGGCAAGCGCGGCCTAGAGGAGCGTGTCCAGGACGAAGCCCAGTACCTGCTGGAAGAATTCCGCAAAACCCAGG GCCAGCCCTTCGACCCCACGTTCCTCCTGGCCAGAGCGACCGCCAACGTCATCTGCCAGGTGGTGTTCGGACAGCGGTTCTCCTACACCGACGACGACTTCCTCACCCTCGTGCGGCTACTTAACGAGAGCACCCAGCTGGAGAGCTCCATGTCCGGGCAG ATCTACAACATCATCCCGTCCATCATGGACTATCTGCCGGGCCCTCACCAGCTGTTCTTCTCCAACATCCGCCGGATCCAGAACTTCGGGGCCTCGTGGGTGGACAAGCACCGAGAGACCCTGGAGCCCAGCGCCCCCCGAGACTACATCGACAGCTTCCTCCTCAAGATGCAGCGG gagcagcagcagccaaaCAGCGAGTTCACGCTGGAGAACCTGAAGATGTGTGTCCACGATCTCATCGTGGCTGGCACCGAGACAAGCAGCATCACCCTACGCTACGCCTTCCTCATCCTGCTCAAGTACCCGGCCGTGGCAG ACAAGATCTATGAGGAAATCCACCAGGTGATCGGGCAGGAGCGGGCTCCGGCTGTCAAGGACAGGGTCCTGATGCCCTACACGGATGCCACCATCCACGAGATCCAGCGCCACCTCAATCTTCTCCCCCTCAGCCTGCCCCGTGCCACCGTCCGAGACATCCTTTTCCGTGGCTTCTTCATCCCCAAG GGCACGACGGtctacccaggcctgggctccgtcCTCAATGACCCACAGCAGTTCCCAGAGCCTGAACGCTTTGCCCCAGAACACTTCCTGGATGAGAAGGGAGCCTTTAAGAAGAGCGGAGCCTTCGTGGTCTTCTCTGCAG GAAAGCGGAACTGTGCCGGTGAGGGCATCGCCCGCATGgagctcttcatcttcctcaCCACGCTGCTGCAGAGCCTCCGGCTGAGCCCACCCCCGGGGGTCCAGGCTGTGGATGTGCAACCCGGGATCTGCGGTGTGGCCAACCTGCCACGCCCCTTCCAGATCTGCGTCACCCCGCACTGA